A part of Cannabis sativa cultivar Pink pepper isolate KNU-18-1 chromosome 6, ASM2916894v1, whole genome shotgun sequence genomic DNA contains:
- the LOC115695447 gene encoding disease resistance-like protein DSC1 has translation MLKELEAYESSFDDCVLNLKDCYNLRTISEMFGDIKFIYLQGTKIEELHPSIGYLKNLLVLDLSDCENLKNLPSSICYSESLELLVMHGCQSIDKFPKLPLNIKRLDLSGTSIRQINSSSFECMPYLKSLDMSCSKLESLPTTVCKLKSLEVLALAHCSQLKSFPEILEPMENLKKILLHCTSIDVVPPSIEHLVNLERLDLSECKNLKSLPMSNIYEMCNISTIFIDENPTQQDLVVLLSLDEYISVALQQSECRGFCSNTNLISILKLNFEHQVYSFWKDITCCECLLFNTILILLMCKTQQDEIFKIKPEWGSEVADRGKALYGPRMGFSYPRNKIPDWCTHTSMGASTHVDSLITWSGRRNFLGIVICIVVNFDDGCIFNDNEWSIYCKMYGLIIEDEPYYIDSSLLKIQKYSDYDTHHVFICYLIKRDIHDRFYHALSASFIFEFAEENQQYGSCESSRIEQCGIRMVYNEDVEELEEDQLMLDAETHNNVEEN, from the exons ATGCTTAAGGAGCTTGAAGCTTACGAGTCTAGTTTTGATGACTGTGTACTTAATCTCAAAGACTGCTACAATCTGAGAACTATTTCAGAGATGTTTGGTGATATCAAATTCATATATTTGCAAGGGACAAAAATAGAAGAATTACACCCTTCAATTggatatcttaagaatcttcttGTGCTCGACCTCTCTGATTGTGAAAATCTCAAGAATCTTCCTAGTAGTATTTGTTATTCTGAATCATTGGAACTTCTAGTTATGCATGGTTGTCAGTCCATTGACAAGTTTCCAAAGCTTCCCCTAAATATTAAACGATTAGATTTGAGTGGAACATCAATACGACAAATCAATTCATCATCCTTTGAATGCATGCCTTATCTAAAGTCATTAGACATGAGTTGCTCAAAGCTTGAAAGTCTCCCAACCACTGTTTGTAAGTTGAAGTCTCTTGAGGTACTAGCTCTTGCACATTGCTCACAGCTAAAAAGCTTTCCCGAAATCTTGGAGCCTATggagaatctaaaaaaaattctcttaCATTGTACATCGATTGATGTGGTTCCACCGTCGATTGAACATCTTGTTAATCTTGAACGTTTAGATTTGAGcgaatgcaaaaatctcaagtCTCTTCCAATGTCTAACATCTATGAAATGTGTAACATTTCTACTATCTTCATTGATGAAAATCCAACACAACAAGATTTGGTTGTTTTGTTATCGCTCGATGAGTACATCTCCGTAGCGCTTCAACAATCTGAATGTAGAGGTTTTTGTTCGAATACAAATCTAATCTCTATCCTAAAGTTAAATTTTGAGCATCAAGTGTATAGCTTTTGGAAAGATATCACTTGTTGTGAGTGTTTGTTGTTCAACACAATACTCATTCTTTTAATGTGCAAAACTCAACAAgatgaaattttcaaaataaagcCTGAATGGGGATCAGAAGTAGCTGATAGAGGAAAG GCTTTATATGGTCCTAGAATGGGATTTTCCTATCCAAGAAATAAAATTCCTGATTGGTGTACTCACACATCTATGGGAGCCTCAACACATGTAGACTCTCTTATCACTTGGAGTGGTAGAAGAAACTTCTTAGGCATTGTCATATGCATTGTTGTGAATTTCGATGATGGGTGCATTTTCAATGACAATGAGTGGAGCATTTATTGTAAAATGTATGGTTTAATCATTGAGGATGAACCATACTATATTGATTCATCGCTTTTGAAGATACAAAAATATAGTGACTATGATACACATCATGTGTTCATATGTTATCTTATCAAAAGAGATattcatgatagattttatcaTGCATTGAGTGCTTCATTTATCTTTGAGTTCGCAGAGGAGAACCAGCAATATGGGAGTTGTGAGTCAAGTAGAATAGAACAATGTGGAATTCGAATGGTCTACAATGAAGACGTTGAAGAGCTTGAAGAAGATCAACTGATGCTTGATGCAGAGACACATAATAATGTTGAAgagaactaa
- the LOC115724596 gene encoding protein PELPK1-like, translated as MAYQCIPNFIFPFMVLIISVCISNIMVLEARHLLETTPSFPKIPEIPKPELPKMPELPKLEIPNFPKAPKPDVSKLPELPKLEIPKVPELPKLEIPKYPMVQKSKLPENPEVPKYEAPKLPQVLKPELKVPEVPKLEAPKLPEIPKSELPKVPEVPKPESPKLPEVPKPELKVPEVLKPEAPKFPEVPKPNIKVPKVPKPEAPKLPEVPKPELPKVPEVSKPEAPKLPEVPKTELPKVHEVPKFEAPKLPEVPKPELPKVPEVPKPEAPKLPKVPKPLLPKPNIPKLHELNHDDASKVPELPKIEAPKMPELPKFEVPKLPEIPHEFPKLEIPKLPELPHELPKPTLPTIPDLSKDKSIPSLITPPHTSKP; from the coding sequence ATGGCTTATCAATGCATCCCGAACTTTATATTTCCATTTATGGTTCTTATAATTTCAGTATGTATAAGCAACATAATGGTTTTGGAGGCACGCCACTTGCTAGAGACTACGCCTAGCTTTCCAAAGATACCTGAGATTCCAAAGCCTGAACTCCCAAAAATGCCCGAGCTACCAAAGCTAGAAATTCCTAACTTTCCCAAAGCACCAAAACCTGATGTCTCAAAGTTGCCTGAGCTACCAAAACTTGAAATTCCAAAGGTTCCTGAACTACCAAAACTTGAAATTCCTAAGTACCCTATGGTACAAAAGTCTAAACTCCCCGAGAATCCTGAAGTGCCAAAATATGAAGCCCCAAAGTTGCCTCAGGTACTAAAGCCTGAACTTAAGGTTCCTGAAGTGCCGAAACTTGAAGCCCCGAAGTTGCCTGAGATACCAAAGTCTGAACTCCCTAAGGTTCCTGAAGTGCCAAAACCTGAATCCCCAAAATTGCCTGAGGTACCAAAGCCTGAACTTAAGGTTCCTGAAGTGCTGAAACCCGAAGCTCCAAAGTTTCCTGAGGTACCAAAACCTAATATTAAGGTTCCTAAAGTGCCAAAACCTGAAGCCCCAAAGTTGCCAGAGGTACCAAAGCCTGAACTGCCTAAGGTTCCCGAAGTTTCAAAACCTGAAGCCCCAAAGTTGCCTGAGGTACCGAAAACTGAACTCCCTAAAGTTCACGAAGTGCCAAAATTTGAAGCTCCAAAGTTGCCTGAGGTACCAAAGCCTGAACTGCCTAAGGTTCCTGAAGTGCCAAAACCTGAAGCGCCAAAATTGCCAAAGGTACCGAAACCTCTACTACCAAAGCCTAATATTCCTAAGTTGCATGAACTGAATCATGATGATGCCTCTAAGGTGCCTGAATTGCCAAAAATTGAAGCTCCAAAAATGCCTGAGCTACCAAAATTTGAAGTCCCTAAATTACCTGAAATTCCCCATGAATTTCCTAAGCTTGAAATTCCAAAATTACCTGAACTCCCACATGAGCTTCCTAAGCCCACTTTGCCAACTATTCCTGACCTTTCTAAGGATAAATCTATTCCTTCCCTCATTACTCCACCTCACACTAGTAAGCCTTGA
- the LOC115724552 gene encoding protein PELPK1 — protein sequence MAYQRIPNYILPFMVLTISLCISSKMVSEARHLLETTPSFPKIPEIPKPELPKMPELPKLEIPKFPEVLKPDVSKLPELPKLEIPKVPELPKLEIPKYPMVQKSELPKIPEVPKPEAPKLPEVPKPKLKVPEMPKPEVPKLPEVPKSELPKVPEVPKPETPKLPEVPKPKVPEVPKPEAPKFPEVPKPNVKVPEMPKPETPKLPEVPKPELPKVPEVSKPEAPKLPEVPKSELPKVHEVAKPKAPKLPEVPKPELPKVLEVPKPEAPKLPEVPKPQLPKPDVPKLHELNHDDAPKVPDLPKIEVPKMPDLPKFEVPILPEIPHEFPKLEIPKLPELPHELSKPTLPTIPNLPKDKSIPTLSTPPHTSKP from the coding sequence ATGGCTTATCAACGAATCCCGAACTATATATTACCATTTATGGTTCTTACAATTTCATTATGTATAAGCAGCAAAATGGTTTCTGAGGCACGCCACTTGCTAGAGACTACTCCTAGCTTTCCAAAAATACCTGAGATTCCAAAGCCTGAACTTCCAAAAATGCCCGAGTTGCCAAAACTAGAAATTCCTAAGTTTCCTGAAGTACTGAAACCCGATGTCTCAAAGTTGCCTGAGCTACCAAAACTTGAAATTCCTAAGGTTCCTGAGCTACCAAAACTTGAAATTCCTAAGTACCCTATGGTACAAAAGTCTGAACTCCCCAAGATTCCTGAAGTGCCAAAACCTGAAGCCCCAAAGTTGCCTGAGGTACCAAAGCCTAAACTTAAGGTTCCTGAAATGCCAAAACCTGAAGTCCCAAAGTTGCCTGAGGTACCAAAGTCTGAACTCCCTAAGGTTCCCGAAGTGCCAAAACCTGAAACCCCAAAGTTGCCTGAGGTACCGAAGCCTAAGGTTCCTGAAGTGCCAAAACCCGAAGCCCCAAAGTTTCCCGAGGTACCAAAACCTAATGTTAAGGTTCCTGAAATGCCAAAACCTGAGACTCCAAAGTTGCCCGAGGTACCAAAGCCTGAACTGCCTAAGGTTCCCGAAGTTTCAAAACCTGAAGCCCCAAAGTTGCCTGAGGTACCAAAATCTGAACTTCCTAAGGTTCACGAAGTGGCAAAACCTAAAGCCCCAAAGTTGCCTGAGGTACCAAAGCCTGAACTACCTAAGGTTCTTGAAGTGCCAAAACCTGAAGCACCTAAGTTACCAGAGGTACCGAAACCTCAACTACCAAAGCCTGATGTTCCTAAGTTGCATGAACTGAATCATGATGATGCCCCTAAGGTGCCTGATTTGCCAAAAATTGAAGTTCCGAAAATGCCTGACCTGCCGAAATTTGAAGTCCCTATATTGCCTGAAATTCCCCATGAATTTCCTAAGCTTGAAATTCCAAAATTACCTGAACTCCCACATGAGCTTTCTAAGCCCACTTTACCAACCATTCCTAACCTTCCTAAGGATAAATCTATTCCTACTCTCAGTACTCCACCTCACACTAGTAAGCCTTAG